A window from Pangasianodon hypophthalmus isolate fPanHyp1 chromosome 4, fPanHyp1.pri, whole genome shotgun sequence encodes these proteins:
- the gpr185b gene encoding G-protein coupled receptor 12, giving the protein MIHSLAAAMSNQLQNTSSLNTVGVWNFQDARNSSPVHTADLQPLTVSPWDIALCVTGTLISCENAIVIAILFYTPTLRAPMFVLIGSLALADLLAGLGLILNFIFIYMFNTEFVTLVSVGLLIAAFSASVLNILAITVDRYLSLYNALTYNTERTVTFTYVMVVFIWLVCITLGLLPVLGWNCLQDEAHCSICRPVTKNNAVVLAVTFLLVFALMMQLYLQICKIAFRHAQQIAVQHQFMAISTTKGVSTLSAILCTFAACWMPFAMYSIVADSSYPMIYTYATVLPATCNSVINPIIYAFRNPDIQKSLWLACCGCVPANFSQRPRTSSDV; this is encoded by the coding sequence aTGATTCACTCTCTTGCAGCAGCAATGAGCAACCAACTTCAAAACACCTCCTCTCTGAACACAGTCGGCGTGTGGAATTTCCAGGACGCACGCAACTCGTCACCTGTGCACACTGCAGACCTGCAGCCGCTTACCGTTAGCCCTTGGGACATTGCGCTGTGTGTGACTGGGACACTCATTTCCTGCGAGAATGCGATTGTGATCGCCATCCTGTTCTACACGCCCACCTTGCGGGCGCCCATGTTCGTCCTGATAGGGAGCCTCGCTTTGGCGGACCTGCTTGCAGGCCTCGGCTTGATTCTAAACTTTATCTTCATCTACATGTTCAACACAGAGTTTGTGACGCTGGTGTCAGTCGGGCTGCTCATTGCTGCGTTCTCTGCCTCTGTACTCAACATCCTGGCTATCACCGTGGACCGCTACCTGTCTCTGTACAACGCACTGACCTACAACACGGAACGCACAGTGACTTTCACCTACGTGATGGTGGTGTTCATCTGGCTGGTGTGCATCACGCTTGGTCTGCTGCCTGTGCTCGGTTGGAACTGTCTCCAGGATGAGGCTCACTGCAGCATTTGTCGCCCGGTCACCAAGAACAATGCCGTGGTCCTTGCAGTGACTTTCCTGCTCGTGTTCGCGCTCATGATGCAGCTGTACCTGCAGATCTGTAAGATTGCCTTCCGTCATGCGCAGCAGATTGCCGTGCAGCACCAGTTCATGGCTATTTCCACCACTAAAGGGGTCTCTACACTTTCTGCCATTCTGTGCACTTTCGCCgcatgctggatgcccttcgcCATGTATTCAATTGTGGCAGATTCTAGCTACCCAATGATCTACACATATGCCACAGTACTGCCAGCGACATGTAACTCGGTCATAAACCCAATCATTTACGCCTTCAGAAACCCAGACATTCAGAAATCCCTGTGGCTAGCCTGCTGCGGATGTGTCCCAGCCAATTTCTCCCAACGGCCAAGGACATCAAGTGACGTATAG